From Nilaparvata lugens isolate BPH chromosome 7, ASM1435652v1, whole genome shotgun sequence, one genomic window encodes:
- the LOC111047942 gene encoding cuticle protein 21-like: MVYNKLIAFSALLVAVQAGYLGAPAVVAPAPLAYAAPAYAKVAAPVAYAAKAVVADEYDPNPQYSYAYDIQDALTGDSKSQHESRSGDVVQGSYSLVEPDGTRRIVDYTADPVNGFNAVVHKEPAAHPVVAKVAAPVAYAAPAYKVAAPLAYAAPAYKVAAPYPYAAKAIIG, encoded by the exons ATGGTGTACAACAAG CTGATCGCTTTCTCCGCCCTCCTGGTGGCCGTGCAGGCTGGTTACCTGGGCGCCCCCGCCGTCGTGGCCCCAGCCCCCCTGGCCTACGCCGCCCCCGCCTACGCCAAGGTTGCCGCCCCCGTCGCCTACGCAGCCAAGGCCGTCGTCGCTGACGAGTACGACCCCAACCCACAGTACAGCTACGCCTACGACATCCAGGATGCTCTGACCGGAGACTCCAAGAGCCAGCACGAGAGCCGATCCGGAGATGTTGTCCAGGGCAGCTACTCCCTTGTTGAACCCGATGGCACCAGGAGAATCGTCGACTACACCGCTGACCCCGTCAACGGATTCAACGCTGTTGTCCACAAGGAGCCCGCTGCTCACCCAGTTGTCGCCAAGGTTGCCGCCCCCGTCGCATACGCCGCCCCCGCCTACAAGGTAGCCGCTCCTCTCGCTTACGCCGCCCCCGCCTACAAGGTCGCCGCCCCCTACCCATACGCCGCCAAGGCTATCATCGGTTAA